In the genome of Candidatus Ornithobacterium hominis, the window TAATTTTTTACATCTTAAATGCCCTAGGTATCTTGGCTCAATTTGCATCTATATGTCTTTTAATCAATATATTATATAAATCAAAAATTATCATTCCGAAGAATATAATCACCATATGGTTAATTTTTATAGTAATCAAAGCCATGAGCCAACTACCGACCTTGTTACCCAGCTTTGCAGAAGAATTAAAATTGAACAGAAGTTTAATTCTCACTTATCTTCATTGGGTCTTGCTCGGAATAGTTTCTTTTGGTTTAATTTTAAATTATTTAGACACAAAAATCATTCGTAACACGCCATTGTTTAAATTCTCATTCTATACACTTTTAGTAGGATTTTTAGCAACAGAAGCCATTCTATTTTGTTTAGGAAACCACATTTATTTACGCCACAATACCGTTTTAATGGCAATTTTCTCTATCTTTTTACTGATTGGAATCACAGGATTTTTATGGAAAATTTACCGTAGAAACATCATTTAACGCGCTGCATACCCATAAAACATTATTACATGATGTGCTTTTAAGTCATTAATATTTCTATCAAAATCTGAAAAAATATATAGAGATTCTTGAATTGATTGTGAATCAACAAGATTTTAACTCTTTTATTTCAATCGGGTAAACCTAATCACTTCTTTAGATTTATTTTAAAAATTACAATTTAATTTAATCTTATGAATTACATTTGGGCAGCATGCAGTATGCTAAATTTTCAGTGTTTTGAGTCAGTTTTTCATGATGCATTAGGGGGGGAGATTAATAAAATTTCGTTTATAATAGTTAATTTGAAAATTTTAAATAAATTAGAGCCGAATTATAGTTTATGTTACAATTTTTCTCAGAAACAAGATTTAAATTACAAGAACAAGAAATTTACCAAGATTGGCTTTTTGCTTGTGCCGATAAATTTAACAGGGAAATTTCTGATTTAAATTACATATTTTGTAGTGATAATTATCTGTTGAAAATTAATCAACAGCATTTAAATCATAATTACTATACAGACATTATTTCTTTTGATTATTCAGATGAGCATTCAGTTTCTGGTGATATTTTCATTAGCATTGACCGCGTAGCAGACAATGCTTTTGAGTATAATGAATTTTTTGATGTTGAATTGGCTCGTGTGATGGTACATGGGCTTTTGCATTTGGTAGGATTTAAAGACAAGACCGAAGAAGAAGCCAACGAAATGCGACTGATGGAAAATGAATGCTTGGCATTGCTTTATGCGTTTAACTAA includes:
- the ybeY gene encoding rRNA maturation RNase YbeY, with amino-acid sequence MLQFFSETRFKLQEQEIYQDWLFACADKFNREISDLNYIFCSDNYLLKINQQHLNHNYYTDIISFDYSDEHSVSGDIFISIDRVADNAFEYNEFFDVELARVMVHGLLHLVGFKDKTEEEANEMRLMENECLALLYAFN